The stretch of DNA ACCGAGGTGAAGGCGGTGAACGCGCCGAAGTTGATGAACGACGTGGAGGTCGCCACGTTGAGTCGCAGCGCGATGAGCCCGATGACCCCCGTCAGCACGATGTTGACGGCCGGGGTGCGGAACCGGGGGTGGACGAACCCGAAGAAGCGGCGGGGCAGCACACCGTCCCGGCCCATCGCGAACAGCAGGCGGGAGGCGCTGGCCTGGGCGGCGATGCCCGAGGCGAACTGAGCGACCACCAGACCGGCCAGGAAGATCGAGGAGAACAGGCTCCCGGCGATCGTCCTGGCGATCTCGAAGGCGGCCGAGTCCGGGTCGGCGAAGGTGCTCCCCGGGTGGACGAGCTGGGTCGTGTACGCGAGCAGGACGAAGATTCCGCCGCCGATCAGGGCGATGAGGATGATCGCGCGGGGGATGGTGCGCCGCGGCTCGACGGTCTCCTCGGTGAGGGTGGTGACGGCGTCGAAGCCGAGGAAGGAGTACGCGGCGATGGCCGCTCCGGCCGAGACGCCGACCAGGGTGCTGTTGTCGTTGAGGAACGGCGTGGCGCTGAACAGCCCTCCGGCGCCCGAGTGACGGAAGACGTGGAGCAGCGAGAAGAGCGCGAAGAAGCCGATGACGAGGACCTGGAAGATCATGAGCAGGTCGTTGGTCTTCTCCGCGGTGCGGATGCCGCGCACGTTCAACGCGGTGGTGATCGCGATGAAGCCGACGATCCAGACCCAGAAGGGCACGCCGGGGAACTGGGCGTGCAGGTAGGCGCCGCCGATCAGCCAGATGACCATGGGCAGGAAGAAGTAGTCGAGGAGCGTCGCCCACCCGACGAGGAAGCCCGCCCTGGAGTCGATGGCCCGCCGCACGTAGGTGTAGGCCGAGCCCGCCACCGGATGGGCCGCGGCCATCTTGCCGTAGCTGTGCGCGGTGAAGATCATCGCGACCATGGCCAGCAGGTAGGCGGTCGGCACGGTGCCGTTGGTCGTCTGCGCGATGACTCCGTACGTGCCGAGCACGATCAGGGGGGTCATGTAGGCGAGGCCGAAGGCGACGACCGATCTGAGGGTCAGGGTCCGGTTCAGCGTCGGGGTGGGCTGTTCCATGGCGGGGCTCCAGGGGGCGCGTAGGGGCCGGGCGGGCTTCCGGGGATGTCTCGGCGGGCGAGGGGGACGGGGCGGAGGCGAATGTGCCGGGCGGTCAGCCGCCGGCGCGGCGGTCCGGATTCCAGCGGCGGGGGTCGATCCGCCCCTGGTACAGCGGCAGTTCGATCGGGGCGTCACCGTCCTGGAACTGGTCCCACACACGGTTGAGGCCCGCCGTGCCGTGGGTCCGGACCCGGGTGACGTCGTCGAGGTCGAGCACATCGGTGAGGACGGTGGGCAGGGCGTCGGGGGCCTCGACCCGTACCCGGCCCTCCGGGTCCACCACGAGACTGCGGCCGGTGCCGACCGGGCCCGCGGTGTTGACGCTGATCACGTAGACCTGGTTCACCATGGCGTTGGCCCGGGCGAGGACCAGTTCCTGGGCACGGTCGGCGGTCGTCGTCATGACCGGATTGACGATCACTTCCGCGCCCATCCAGGCAAGATGCCGGGAGACCTCGGGGAACCACGCGTCGTAGCAGATCGCGAAGCCGATCCGGCCCGCCTC from Streptomyces sp. 6-11-2 encodes:
- a CDS encoding carbon-nitrogen hydrolase family protein, producing the protein MSRPLPIALAQAPPRSSRSPLAGFADEVQDLLARFPGTRLVVHPELHLCGVEGSRKERDAQLRESAEPLDGPRTRMLAELAGDLGIWLLPGSVCERGPRGELFNTALAFSPEGRLAASYRKVFPWRPYEPYDPGDRFVVADLAEAGRIGFAICYDAWFPEVSRHLAWMGAEVIVNPVMTTTADRAQELVLARANAMVNQVYVISVNTAGPVGTGRSLVVDPEGRVRVEAPDALPTVLTDVLDLDDVTRVRTHGTAGLNRVWDQFQDGDAPIELPLYQGRIDPRRWNPDRRAGG
- a CDS encoding APC family permease, encoding MEQPTPTLNRTLTLRSVVAFGLAYMTPLIVLGTYGVIAQTTNGTVPTAYLLAMVAMIFTAHSYGKMAAAHPVAGSAYTYVRRAIDSRAGFLVGWATLLDYFFLPMVIWLIGGAYLHAQFPGVPFWVWIVGFIAITTALNVRGIRTAEKTNDLLMIFQVLVIGFFALFSLLHVFRHSGAGGLFSATPFLNDNSTLVGVSAGAAIAAYSFLGFDAVTTLTEETVEPRRTIPRAIILIALIGGGIFVLLAYTTQLVHPGSTFADPDSAAFEIARTIAGSLFSSIFLAGLVVAQFASGIAAQASASRLLFAMGRDGVLPRRFFGFVHPRFRTPAVNIVLTGVIGLIALRLNVATSTSFINFGAFTAFTSVNLSVIATFLRERRAGSRLNPLTYVAFPAIGAAVDIWLLTRLDGKAITLGLIWLAVGVLYLAYLTRLFRTPPPEIDFTEETRTPETV